The sequence CGAGGGGGTGCTGGTGCTGGCTGCCACGAACGCGCCCTGGTACGTCGACGTGGCCTTCCGCCGGCCCGGCCGCTTCGACCAGCTCGTGTTCGTGCCGCCGCCCGACGCGGCCGCGCGCGCCGCCATCCTGCGCCTCCTGTGCCGAGACAAGCCCCTGGCCGAGATGGACTACGACGCGGTGGCGCGGATCACCGACCAGTTCACCGGCGCCGACCTGAAGGGCCTGGTCGACCGTGCGGTGGAGGCCAAACTCCAGCAGTCGATCAGCGCGGGCCGCCCGATCCCCCTGTCGACGCCCGACCTGCTGGCGGTGGCCCGGCAGGTCAAGCCCACCGCGGTGCGCGAGTGGCTGGCCACCGCCCGCAACTACGTGATGCACGCCAACGAGTCCGGCGCCTGGGACGAGCTGATGCCGTGGATCAAGGGCAGCCGGTGACCACCCAGGCCTCGCTCGAACGCGCGCGCGGCCTGCTCGACCTGCGCCGCCCGGCGGAGGCGGCGCGGGAGCTGCGCGGTGCGATCGCCCAGGATCCGCAGCACCCCACCGCCCACGCCCTGCTCGCCGTCGCCCTGATCGAGCGGGGCGAGGTGGCCGAGGCCGCCGCCGAGGCCGATGAGGCGGTACGGCTGGCGCCGGACTTCTGGTTCACGCACTACACGGCCGGGCAGGTGTACCACCGCGCCCGCCGGCCCGACCGGGCGCTGCCGGCCATCGAGGCCTCGCTGGCGCTGTCCCCCGAGTACGCGCCCACCTGGGAGCTGCTGGCCCGGGTGCGCGTGCAGGGCGAGCAGTGGGCCGAGGCCGCGCAGGCGGCGCGTCAGGGGCTGCGCATCGATCCGCAGGACTCCGACCTGGTGAGCCTCCTGGCAGTGTCCCTGGTCATGCTCGGCGACGCGGCGGAGGCGAGGCCGGCCGCGGCGCAGGCCGTACGCCTGAACCCGGAAAGCGCCACCGCGCACCTGGTGTACGGCCGTGCGGAGCTGGCCTTCGGCGACCCCGGGCGGGCGGCGGAGGCCTTCCGCGAAGTGCTGCGACTCGACCCCGGCTTCGACCACGCCAGGGATCTGCTGGTCCTGGCGCTCAAACGCCGCAACCCCCTCTACCGTGTGCTGACCCGCCTGCGCGGCAGGTTCCGCGGCGGCTGGCGCCTGGTGCTGCTGCTGCCCATGATGCCGCCGCTCGTCGCGGTGTTCGTCCTCATCGCGGTTCTGCACTGGGCGGCGTGGGTCGCCGAGTCGTGGGCGACGCTGCGCCTGCACCGCGGCCGGGCCACCCGGCTGCTGCTGGAGGGCGCGCAGGCACGCGTGGCGGCGCTCTGCTGCGTGCTTCCGGTGGCGGGCGCGGCGCTGCTGGCGTCAGGCGCGGTGTCCGGGCTGACCGCGGTGGGTACGGCCGGCGCCGCGGTCATGGCGCTGGTCACCCCCGTCCAGGAGGCGGCGAACACCGGCTCCCGGCGCGGACGGTCCGTGCTGTACGGCTGGGCGGCCCTGCTGACCCTCGCCATCGTCGCCTCGCTGGTCCTGGCCGCGTTGCCGGCCACCGCCGGGGCAGGGG comes from Streptosporangium roseum DSM 43021 and encodes:
- a CDS encoding tetratricopeptide repeat protein, with the protein product MTTQASLERARGLLDLRRPAEAARELRGAIAQDPQHPTAHALLAVALIERGEVAEAAAEADEAVRLAPDFWFTHYTAGQVYHRARRPDRALPAIEASLALSPEYAPTWELLARVRVQGEQWAEAAQAARQGLRIDPQDSDLVSLLAVSLVMLGDAAEARPAAAQAVRLNPESATAHLVYGRAELAFGDPGRAAEAFREVLRLDPGFDHARDLLVLALKRRNPLYRVLTRLRGRFRGGWRLVLLLPMMPPLVAVFVLIAVLHWAAWVAESWATLRLHRGRATRLLLEGAQARVAALCCVLPVAGAALLASGAVSGLTAVGTAGAAVMALVTPVQEAANTGSRRGRSVLYGWAALLTLAIVASLVLAALPATAGAGATVALLSTYAALATIWVATAVRRATGRGTPDRAGAGP